One Plantibacter sp. Leaf314 DNA segment encodes these proteins:
- a CDS encoding DNA alkylation repair protein gives MPFADELLGTAVARTLTRSLQEAAPGKPFEATAQAAERLDGLALRERADLLRDAVLEDVPGDYATLAGVVRTAQASDPAFTGWLIWPVTSAVAVRGVEEGTPEAFDDAMRLLAELTDRLSAEFAIRTLLRHDLDRALAIVLDWTTSDNEHVRRLASEGTRPYLPWAVRVREIVANPGVTVPILDALYRDPSEYVRRSVANHLNDLSRDDPELVVATADRWLSDPDVNTPALVRHALRTLVKRGNPGALAALGFGAATTEVEGFAVDSAHIPFGGTVRFVATVRNTGAETARLAIDYVVHHQKANGSQTTKTFKLTTTELAPGEHILLTREHSFRAITTRRYHPGAHGIALQVNGIATEPLTFELLPPVE, from the coding sequence ATGCCCTTCGCAGACGAGCTCCTCGGCACCGCCGTCGCCCGCACCCTCACCCGCTCGCTCCAGGAGGCCGCGCCGGGGAAGCCGTTCGAGGCGACGGCCCAAGCAGCCGAGCGGCTCGACGGCCTCGCCCTCCGGGAGCGCGCCGACCTCCTGCGCGACGCCGTGCTCGAGGACGTCCCGGGCGACTACGCGACGCTCGCCGGTGTCGTCCGCACCGCCCAGGCCTCGGACCCCGCGTTCACCGGCTGGCTCATCTGGCCGGTGACCAGCGCGGTCGCGGTCCGTGGGGTGGAAGAAGGGACGCCCGAGGCCTTCGACGACGCCATGCGGCTCCTCGCCGAACTCACCGACCGCCTCAGCGCCGAGTTCGCCATCCGCACCCTGCTCCGCCACGACCTCGACCGCGCACTCGCGATCGTCCTCGACTGGACCACCTCCGACAACGAGCACGTCCGCCGCCTCGCGAGCGAGGGCACCCGCCCCTACCTGCCGTGGGCCGTGCGCGTGCGTGAGATCGTCGCGAACCCGGGCGTCACCGTTCCGATCCTCGACGCCCTCTACCGCGACCCGAGCGAGTACGTGCGCCGCTCGGTCGCCAACCACCTCAACGACCTCAGCCGCGACGACCCCGAGCTCGTCGTCGCGACCGCCGACCGCTGGCTCTCCGACCCCGACGTCAACACTCCGGCGCTCGTCCGCCACGCGCTGCGCACCCTCGTGAAGCGCGGGAACCCGGGCGCGCTGGCGGCCCTCGGCTTCGGAGCGGCGACCACGGAGGTCGAAGGCTTCGCGGTCGACAGCGCCCACATCCCGTTCGGCGGAACGGTCCGATTCGTCGCGACTGTGCGCAACACCGGCGCCGAGACCGCCCGCCTGGCGATCGACTACGTCGTCCACCACCAGAAGGCGAACGGCTCACAGACGACGAAGACGTTCAAGCTCACGACGACCGAGCTGGCCCCCGGTGAGCACATCCTGCTCACCCGCGAACACTCGTTCCGAGCGATCACCACCCGCCGCTACCACCCGGGAGCCCACGGCATCGCGCTGCAGGTGAATGGGATCGCGACCGAGCCGCTGACGTTCGAGCTGCTGCCGCCGGTGGAATGA
- a CDS encoding alpha/beta fold hydrolase, with the protein MTDEHAGPYATGFVEVEGGASIFWEESGVPDGVPALWLHGGPGGSLGSGWYRSHFDLSRYRLIGIDQRGSGKSVPNILDARDRLDEHTTQRLIADIEQVRVAMGVERWVVAGVSWGTTLALAYAQEHPDHVIALGLVAVTTTSREEVDWITEGVGRVFPEEWARFERDSRRRDGERVVEAYARRLREGDAAERTAAAAAWDRWESAHVSLDSPERVGQLFADARTREAFATLVTHFWSRDGFLTGEQAVLARMGRIADIPGALVHGRRDISGPAVTAWRLHQLWSASELTIVEAEGHGGAEESAVLRAALDRFKTLAP; encoded by the coding sequence ATGACTGATGAGCATGCCGGCCCGTACGCCACCGGATTCGTCGAGGTCGAGGGTGGTGCGTCGATCTTCTGGGAGGAGTCGGGCGTCCCGGACGGCGTTCCGGCGCTGTGGCTGCACGGAGGCCCTGGCGGTTCGCTCGGCTCCGGGTGGTATCGCTCGCACTTCGACCTGTCGCGGTACCGGCTGATCGGGATCGACCAGCGGGGGAGCGGCAAGAGCGTCCCGAACATCCTCGATGCGCGTGATCGGCTCGACGAGCACACGACCCAGCGGTTGATCGCCGACATCGAGCAGGTTCGCGTGGCGATGGGTGTGGAGCGCTGGGTGGTCGCCGGGGTCTCCTGGGGCACGACCCTCGCGCTGGCGTATGCGCAGGAGCATCCCGACCACGTGATCGCGCTGGGGCTCGTCGCGGTGACGACGACGAGCCGCGAGGAGGTCGACTGGATCACCGAGGGTGTCGGCCGCGTGTTCCCGGAGGAGTGGGCGCGGTTCGAGCGCGACAGTCGCCGCCGGGATGGCGAGCGCGTCGTCGAGGCCTACGCGCGGCGGCTGCGCGAGGGTGATGCGGCCGAGCGAACCGCTGCCGCTGCCGCCTGGGACCGGTGGGAGAGCGCGCACGTGTCGCTCGACAGCCCGGAACGTGTCGGCCAGCTCTTCGCCGATGCCCGCACGCGGGAGGCGTTCGCGACGCTCGTCACCCACTTCTGGAGTCGCGACGGCTTTCTCACCGGCGAGCAGGCGGTGCTCGCCCGGATGGGCCGGATCGCGGACATCCCGGGCGCGCTGGTCCACGGTCGCCGTGACATCAGCGGACCGGCCGTGACGGCCTGGCGCCTCCACCAACTGTGGTCGGCGAGCGAGCTGACGATCGTCGAGGCCGAGGGCCACGGCGGAGCGGAGGAGAGCGCGGTGCTGCGTGCGGCGCTTGACCGCTTCAAGACCCTCGCTCCCTGA
- a CDS encoding CPBP family intramembrane glutamic endopeptidase — protein MPPRSASPSAPTASTEEQQPGDHPTASWHLRAPWFAAIALALVPVVFTAGASAAAQLSEATEIGGAFILAAGAAASAILGLIVMRFSRPRVSDYGFRRPRRARAALWFVPAAATVLIILGTQGVRVDAPAIAAYAALVVAVALNEETWFRGIVFAILRARSSRTAIVGSSVLFGVLHLANLAGGADLGSSILQVAFAALFGLVAAQLLVLTGSLWPAIAWHAAWNFVTFIGGDATDTRSLIGLGAACLVMLGYAVFLGRRTPSRPGGTAATGSPALP, from the coding sequence ATGCCCCCTCGCTCCGCCTCACCCTCCGCACCGACCGCCTCAACCGAGGAGCAACAGCCCGGCGACCACCCCACCGCGAGCTGGCACCTGCGCGCTCCGTGGTTCGCCGCCATCGCCCTCGCGCTCGTCCCCGTCGTGTTCACGGCGGGCGCATCTGCCGCGGCACAACTGTCCGAGGCAACAGAGATCGGCGGAGCGTTCATCCTCGCCGCGGGCGCAGCCGCCTCAGCCATCCTCGGGCTCATCGTCATGCGATTCTCGCGACCGAGGGTCAGTGACTACGGCTTCCGGCGTCCGCGGCGAGCGCGAGCCGCGCTGTGGTTCGTCCCGGCCGCCGCGACGGTCCTGATCATCCTCGGCACCCAGGGTGTCCGGGTCGACGCACCGGCCATCGCGGCATACGCCGCGCTCGTGGTCGCTGTCGCGCTGAACGAGGAGACCTGGTTCCGCGGCATCGTGTTCGCGATCCTCCGCGCACGCAGCTCTCGTACGGCGATCGTCGGGAGTTCCGTCCTCTTCGGCGTCCTGCACCTGGCGAACCTCGCGGGCGGCGCCGACCTCGGCTCCTCCATCCTGCAGGTGGCGTTCGCGGCGCTCTTCGGTCTCGTCGCCGCGCAACTCCTCGTCCTCACCGGCAGCCTGTGGCCCGCGATCGCCTGGCACGCCGCCTGGAACTTCGTCACCTTCATCGGCGGCGACGCGACCGACACCCGATCGCTCATCGGACTCGGCGCCGCCTGCCTCGTCATGCTCGGCTATGCGGTGTTCCTCGGTCGGCGGACACCGTCGCGGCCGGGCGGAACAGCAGCGACCGGCTCCCCAGCCCTACCCTGA
- a CDS encoding sugar phosphate isomerase/epimerase, translated as MSAVELGVFARCFPAQAPEPLGREIAAAGFSTVQLNLSAVGLPTIPDAQASAGVDLVSVRRDLEAAGLRIWGLSGSYNLVHPDQDRARAQTVDAARLIRRAPELGVVAVTLCTGSRNADDMWAAHPDNDTPDAWADLLSNLGPLLDAAEEADVLLAVEPEPGNVVSGTDAAVRLLDELGDRGGRIGFILDPANLVGETEPDAYERVLRDAFDRLGSRAICVHAKDVVTWDERIAGASGLDFALVRELHAGLPHAVPVIVQDADPANLAAVRSLVLGDA; from the coding sequence ATGAGCGCCGTCGAACTCGGGGTCTTCGCCCGTTGCTTCCCGGCCCAGGCGCCGGAGCCGCTCGGCCGGGAGATCGCCGCAGCCGGGTTCTCCACCGTGCAGCTCAACCTCTCGGCGGTCGGTCTGCCGACGATCCCGGACGCTCAGGCCTCGGCCGGAGTCGACCTGGTCTCCGTCCGGCGCGACCTCGAGGCCGCGGGCCTGCGCATCTGGGGACTCTCCGGCTCGTACAACCTCGTCCATCCCGACCAGGACCGCGCGCGTGCGCAGACGGTGGATGCCGCACGGCTCATCCGTCGGGCGCCTGAACTCGGGGTCGTCGCGGTCACGCTCTGCACCGGCAGTCGGAACGCCGACGACATGTGGGCTGCGCACCCCGACAACGACACCCCGGACGCGTGGGCAGACCTCCTGAGCAACCTCGGTCCGCTGCTCGACGCCGCCGAGGAGGCGGACGTGTTGCTCGCCGTCGAACCGGAACCCGGCAATGTCGTCTCGGGGACCGACGCGGCGGTGCGGCTGCTCGACGAGCTGGGGGACCGGGGCGGACGCATCGGCTTCATCCTCGATCCGGCGAACCTCGTCGGCGAGACGGAGCCGGACGCATACGAGAGGGTCCTCCGCGACGCGTTCGACCGACTCGGGTCGCGCGCCATCTGTGTCCACGCGAAGGACGTCGTCACCTGGGACGAACGGATCGCCGGCGCCTCGGGACTCGACTTCGCTCTGGTCCGCGAGCTGCACGCCGGGCTCCCACACGCGGTGCCGGTGATCGTCCAGGACGCCGATCCCGCGAACCTCGCCGCCGTCCGCTCGCTGGTCCTCGGCGACGCATGA
- a CDS encoding class I SAM-dependent methyltransferase, protein MTIGDRQQHSPQLSGGLHGADHDLLERLNAAHAEAQMVGWDFSRLDDALISDSPWWDFETDCLHALRDSRIGAVDLGTGGGERLSALLESLSRESARPPLVVATEGWQPNVPVARARLAPQRVAVLQYDSDAGDVLDLADQSQDLVMSRHESYDAAEVARVLAPGGRFLTQQVDGFDAPQIHEWFGSEYAHPDVTVDAHAEALREVGMRIDQVDHWEGSMQFKDAVALVTYIGLVPWDAPDFTVEAHAQRLSELNAAAPITVTQRRFRVYATKE, encoded by the coding sequence GTGACGATCGGCGACCGACAACAGCACTCCCCGCAGCTCAGCGGCGGGCTCCACGGAGCTGATCACGACCTCCTCGAACGCCTCAACGCGGCACATGCCGAAGCCCAGATGGTCGGATGGGACTTCTCGCGGTTGGACGACGCGCTGATCTCTGACAGTCCATGGTGGGACTTCGAAACCGACTGCCTGCACGCGCTGCGTGACTCACGCATCGGAGCCGTGGATCTGGGAACAGGCGGCGGAGAGCGGTTGTCCGCGCTCCTGGAGTCGCTCTCCCGGGAGTCAGCACGCCCGCCCCTGGTCGTCGCTACTGAAGGATGGCAGCCCAACGTCCCGGTCGCGCGAGCGCGACTCGCGCCCCAGCGTGTAGCGGTCCTGCAGTACGACTCGGATGCCGGCGACGTCCTCGACCTCGCCGACCAGAGCCAGGACCTGGTGATGTCTCGGCACGAGTCCTACGACGCGGCCGAGGTCGCCCGCGTCTTGGCCCCCGGCGGCAGGTTCCTGACCCAACAGGTTGACGGCTTCGACGCGCCCCAGATCCATGAATGGTTCGGGAGTGAGTACGCCCACCCCGATGTCACCGTCGATGCCCACGCGGAGGCCCTGCGGGAGGTGGGGATGCGGATCGACCAGGTCGACCACTGGGAGGGATCGATGCAGTTCAAGGATGCTGTCGCTCTCGTCACCTACATCGGCCTCGTCCCGTGGGACGCTCCTGACTTCACCGTGGAAGCGCATGCTCAGCGACTCTCCGAGTTGAACGCCGCAGCCCCCATCACCGTGACGCAGCGCCGGTTCCGGGTCTACGCCACCAAGGAGTAG
- a CDS encoding NADPH-dependent F420 reductase, whose protein sequence is MTTIGIIGSGNIGSQLARLTVAQGHDVIVSNSRGPETLADLVSELGEHATAGTALDAAERGDIVIVTIPLHAIDTVPVAPLVGKVVIDTNNYYPERDGHIAELDEETTTTAEMLQAHLPESKVVKAFNHIYAADLTTKGKPSGTPNRRALVIAGDDADAKATVAALIDSFGFEPLDIGALAEGWRIQRDTPGYGPDVDADKLRELVAEAKRYRDM, encoded by the coding sequence ATGACAACCATCGGAATCATCGGTTCAGGAAACATCGGCTCTCAGCTCGCACGCCTCACGGTGGCGCAGGGTCACGACGTCATCGTGTCCAACTCGCGCGGACCGGAGACGCTCGCGGACCTCGTCTCGGAGCTCGGCGAACACGCCACCGCAGGCACCGCCCTCGACGCGGCCGAGCGTGGCGACATCGTCATCGTCACCATCCCGCTGCACGCGATCGACACCGTGCCCGTCGCACCGCTCGTCGGCAAGGTCGTCATCGACACCAACAACTACTACCCCGAGCGCGACGGCCACATCGCCGAGCTCGACGAGGAGACGACCACCACGGCCGAGATGCTGCAGGCGCACCTCCCCGAGTCGAAGGTCGTGAAGGCGTTCAACCACATCTACGCCGCCGACCTCACCACGAAGGGCAAGCCGTCCGGCACCCCCAACCGTCGCGCCCTCGTCATCGCCGGTGACGACGCCGACGCGAAGGCCACCGTCGCCGCACTCATCGACTCCTTCGGTTTCGAGCCCCTCGACATCGGCGCCCTCGCCGAAGGATGGCGCATCCAGCGCGACACCCCCGGCTACGGCCCGGACGTCGACGCCGACAAGCTGCGCGAACTCGTCGCCGAGGCCAAGCGCTACCGCGACATGTAA
- a CDS encoding TetR/AcrR family transcriptional regulator, translating to MDLTDRQTELADAALRIVARSGLGALSFRAVASEDRCSLGSVQKAFPSKQRMVAAAFTRLRDTSAPLPSGEPGRPNLRRWLVDLFIGVLPLDEPRRAAHRQGEVFAEVALVDADIAAAIAESDARLRGLIASLIARGSAEGEIPAWVDPDTAAWAVWALAGGVASQLGYDPEPESEVRTRLDAAIGALLGVAAAD from the coding sequence GTGGACCTGACCGACCGCCAGACCGAACTCGCCGATGCGGCGCTGCGGATCGTCGCGCGGTCAGGCCTCGGTGCGCTGTCGTTCCGCGCGGTCGCGAGCGAGGACCGCTGTTCGCTCGGCTCCGTCCAGAAGGCGTTCCCGAGCAAGCAGCGGATGGTCGCGGCGGCGTTCACCCGACTCCGCGACACGTCGGCGCCCCTGCCGTCCGGCGAGCCCGGCCGCCCGAACCTGCGACGGTGGCTCGTCGACCTGTTCATCGGCGTCCTCCCCCTCGATGAACCGCGCCGGGCCGCGCACCGCCAGGGTGAGGTGTTCGCGGAGGTCGCACTGGTCGATGCGGACATCGCCGCCGCCATCGCCGAGAGCGACGCGCGACTCCGTGGCCTCATCGCGTCGCTCATCGCCCGCGGAAGCGCGGAGGGCGAGATCCCGGCCTGGGTCGATCCCGACACCGCCGCCTGGGCAGTCTGGGCGCTCGCCGGCGGCGTCGCCTCCCAACTCGGCTACGACCCGGAACCCGAGAGCGAGGTCCGGACCAGACTCGATGCGGCGATCGGCGCGCTCCTGGGCGTCGCTGCCGCCGACTGA
- a CDS encoding GNAT family N-acetyltransferase → MEPEVEIRVATPADAAGLAELKLAMSPPAAPLADWERALFSHDLTSWIAVDPDSRVCLVAVVDDQVVGMAWLVVFSRAPNIGALRRLTGDVQSVFVRPEFRGRGIAGRLVDGLLDAARARDIGRVSVSSNENGASVYRRAGFEEAPLLLEWRAESDGSH, encoded by the coding sequence ATGGAACCCGAGGTCGAGATCCGCGTCGCGACGCCGGCCGATGCCGCCGGGCTGGCCGAGCTCAAGCTGGCGATGTCACCTCCAGCGGCCCCGCTCGCGGACTGGGAACGGGCCCTGTTCTCCCACGACCTGACCTCGTGGATCGCCGTCGACCCCGACTCCCGGGTGTGCCTGGTGGCCGTGGTCGACGATCAGGTCGTCGGGATGGCGTGGCTGGTCGTGTTCTCTCGCGCCCCGAACATCGGCGCGCTCCGCCGCCTCACGGGCGACGTGCAGAGCGTCTTCGTCCGCCCCGAGTTCCGCGGCCGTGGCATCGCCGGCCGGCTCGTCGACGGCCTGCTCGATGCAGCACGTGCTCGCGACATCGGACGGGTCTCCGTCAGCTCGAACGAGAACGGCGCCTCGGTCTACCGCCGTGCCGGCTTCGAGGAGGCGCCGCTCCTCCTCGAGTGGCGGGCCGAGTCGGACGGTTCCCACTAG
- a CDS encoding helix-turn-helix domain-containing protein, protein MVRLPLTPTDVERGQRLGALLREARGERSMLDIALDAGLSPETLRKIESGRVATPAFSTIAAIAEVLDLSLDEVWATISPAPARERLRERLVS, encoded by the coding sequence ATGGTCCGCCTCCCGCTCACCCCCACCGACGTCGAACGTGGTCAGCGCCTGGGTGCGCTCCTGCGTGAGGCCCGTGGCGAGCGGTCGATGCTTGACATCGCCCTCGACGCCGGGCTCTCGCCGGAGACGCTGCGGAAGATCGAGTCCGGTCGCGTCGCGACGCCGGCGTTCTCGACGATCGCCGCGATCGCCGAGGTGCTCGACCTCTCCCTCGACGAGGTCTGGGCGACGATCAGTCCAGCTCCTGCCCGCGAGCGCCTGCGCGAGCGTCTCGTCTCCTAG
- a CDS encoding alpha/beta fold hydrolase, which translates to MSGVDPSEAFAEAAATSVLGSGETVVLMLHGLGGDRNQPLGLLSEPLGAGLTVVAPDQRAHGETSVIGEPEDFTVDRLADDAVALLRRRGFIARPLIVVGISMGAAVALRLVQRGGLRLRGALLVRPAFGEEPWPEHLRVFREVAALLRAQGADGVGRFAASEAYQQVAEVSPVAAESLLAQFTKPGAAGRVVRLEQVPANPSITWGGRWTPSCPVTVVGAEADPVHPMWVAELWHERITGSELVVTPSRDREPAAYDEQMRAATRRCLEAWADGV; encoded by the coding sequence ATGAGTGGCGTCGACCCCTCCGAGGCCTTCGCCGAGGCTGCCGCGACGTCGGTCCTCGGCTCCGGTGAGACGGTCGTGCTCATGCTGCACGGCCTCGGTGGCGACCGGAACCAGCCGCTCGGTCTGTTGAGCGAGCCGCTCGGCGCGGGGCTCACGGTGGTCGCGCCCGATCAACGCGCACATGGCGAGACGTCTGTCATCGGTGAGCCGGAGGACTTCACTGTGGATCGCCTGGCGGATGACGCCGTCGCGCTCCTGCGGAGGCGCGGCTTCATCGCTCGACCGCTGATCGTGGTGGGGATCTCGATGGGGGCTGCGGTCGCCCTGCGTCTGGTGCAGCGTGGCGGGCTCCGGCTCCGAGGTGCATTGCTCGTCCGGCCGGCGTTCGGCGAGGAGCCCTGGCCGGAGCATCTCCGGGTCTTCCGCGAGGTGGCCGCCCTCCTGCGGGCGCAGGGCGCCGACGGCGTCGGGAGGTTCGCTGCGTCGGAGGCGTATCAGCAAGTCGCGGAGGTCTCACCTGTGGCGGCCGAGAGTCTGCTCGCGCAGTTCACGAAGCCGGGCGCTGCTGGGCGGGTCGTGCGCCTCGAGCAGGTCCCGGCGAACCCGTCGATCACCTGGGGCGGCCGCTGGACGCCGTCGTGCCCGGTGACCGTCGTGGGTGCGGAGGCCGATCCGGTGCACCCGATGTGGGTCGCGGAACTCTGGCACGAGCGGATCACCGGTTCCGAGCTCGTGGTCACACCTTCGCGCGACCGCGAGCCCGCGGCCTACGACGAGCAGATGCGCGCGGCCACCCGTCGCTGCCTGGAGGCCTGGGCCGACGGCGTCTGA
- the map gene encoding type I methionyl aminopeptidase — protein sequence MIEIFTPTEVAKARRTGELVANILHTLKHRVTVGTNLLEIDRWAKAMILEAGAVSCYVDYAPSFGRGPFGHYICTAVNDAVLHGLPRDYALADGDLLTLDLAVLLDGIAADSAISFVVGTAKPEDLALIETTERALAAGIAAAKPGAKIGDISFAIGTVLSGAGYPINMDFGGHGIGTTMHQDPHVSNDGRAGRGYKLRPGLLLAIEPWVMVDTDKLVTDADGWTLRSVTGSRTAHSEHTIAITEDGAEIMTLPTVTF from the coding sequence ATGATCGAGATCTTCACCCCCACCGAGGTCGCGAAGGCCCGTCGCACCGGCGAGCTCGTCGCGAACATCCTCCACACGCTGAAGCACCGCGTGACGGTCGGCACGAACCTCCTCGAGATCGACCGCTGGGCCAAGGCGATGATCCTCGAGGCCGGCGCCGTCTCCTGCTACGTCGACTACGCCCCCTCCTTCGGACGCGGACCCTTCGGCCACTACATCTGCACCGCCGTCAACGACGCCGTCCTGCACGGCCTCCCACGCGACTACGCGCTCGCCGACGGTGACCTCCTCACCCTCGACCTCGCCGTCCTCCTCGACGGCATCGCCGCAGACTCCGCGATCAGCTTCGTCGTCGGCACCGCGAAGCCGGAGGACCTCGCGCTCATCGAGACCACCGAGCGCGCCCTCGCCGCCGGCATCGCCGCCGCCAAGCCGGGTGCGAAGATCGGCGACATATCCTTCGCGATCGGCACCGTGCTGAGCGGCGCCGGGTACCCGATCAACATGGACTTCGGCGGACACGGCATCGGCACGACCATGCACCAGGACCCGCACGTCTCCAACGACGGTCGCGCCGGCCGCGGCTACAAGCTGCGCCCCGGTCTGCTCCTCGCGATCGAGCCGTGGGTGATGGTCGACACCGACAAGCTCGTCACCGACGCCGACGGCTGGACGCTCCGCAGCGTCACCGGCAGCCGCACCGCCCACAGCGAGCACACCATCGCGATCACCGAGGACGGCGCCGAGATCATGACGCTGCCGACCGTCACGTTCTGA